The Methanoregula sp. UBA64 genome contains the following window.
GAAATGCATGCGTATTTCCCTGTCTGCAAAGGTCTGCATGATGTCCTGTGCTGATCCCATGGTTATCATTCCGGAATAGTACCTGCATCTTTATAAGTTTTGGTAATTTTTGTTGATATACTAAATAAATAAACAATTTTTAATTAACACTTCAGTGATTTTTTTGTCGTGATGGAAATAACGGCCGATTCTTACTGTATTATATGTCTGGTAATTAATGCACAGACCCGGTTGGAAAATCTCAAACTATCTGTTCTGTACTGACTTTCGCCATCCTGGTCATACGGTATTGGTAATGTCCCCCCCGGGGAGGTCTCCAAAAATATATTTCGTCATAGCCGCTCACACAGGTTTAAGAACATGATTCACAAACATGTATAGAAAAACGTACATGGAGTGAAAAATAATGGACTTTGGAAATCTGGGAGGACTCGGCGCTTCGGCTGCCGGTTTCATTTCAACGCCTGAAGGTCAGACCGCAGTCAAGAACTTCCTTGCAACGCCCGATGGTATGGCGCTCCTCAAGAACTTTGCATCAAGCTCGCAGGGCCAGCAGGTCATCATGAGCCTCCTTCCCTCGATCGTTGACGGCATGAACCTGCCCGAGCCGGTCAAGGCAATGATCAAGAGCGCCGCACCCGCTACGCAGTAAGCCGGATCCGGCACCAGACTTTTTTTTTAATTTTTTACTCCCGGCACCCGACCGGTTACCTTATATTGTTACGGGATAGAATCTGTATCCAGAGCAAAAGGGGGCATTACTATCGAAGATACGATCCCGATTCCTGACGGGCAGGTCGCAAAGAAACAACTGCACTTCTTCTGGCTTGCCGACTGTTCCGATTCGATGCGCGGAAAGAAGATAGCCACGCTCAACCAGGCAATCCGCGAAGCCCTCCCCGAGATCCAGAAGGCCGTTGCCGCATACCCTCAGGTCGATATCCGGATGCGGGCCATCAAATTCTCCGATGATGCAGCGTGGCACGTAGGCCCCGACCCGGTCCCGCTTGCCGATTTTGTCTGGCCCGAACTTGAAACGAGTGGTCTTACCGCTACCGCAAAGGCACTCCGTCTCCTGGCCGGGGAACTCTCCATCGAACGCATGCCCCGCCGTGGCCTCCCTCCTGTCTGCATTCTCATCTCGGACGGGTTCTGCACCGATCCCCGGGAAGACTACGATGCAGCTATCGCCGAACTCGGGAAGATCCCGTGGGGGATCAAGGCGGTCCGGCTCGCCATTGCCCTCGGGGACGAATCGGACTATAATGCAGCAGAACTCCTCAAGTTCTCCAACCAGGACGCGGTCGGCCTCTTAAAAGCGCATTCCCCCGAGGAACTGGTCACCTATATCAAGTGGGCCTCGGTCAGCGCATCGGTGGCATCGTCACGCGGCAGGAGCCGGGGAGCGCCCGCGGCAGAAGAGACCTCGAACGTTGCCCTCGAATCACCGCCCCCGATGATCACGTCCAATACCGACCTGTTCTGATCCGATCATGCCGTTGCCGGAAGAGTTCTCCTGTACCTGCGATACCGGTCTTGGGTGGGCGTTCGGATGCAGCCGGACCGGGGCAGCCCATATCCGGGCGGGCCGTCCCTGCGAGGATGCCTATGCGCTCTGGAGCGGGTCTTCCGGCGCCGTGCCATGCATTGCCTGTGCAGTTGCGGACGGCCACGGCGATCCCCGGCACGACCGGAGTCGGA
Protein-coding sequences here:
- a CDS encoding vWA domain-containing protein, yielding MRGKKIATLNQAIREALPEIQKAVAAYPQVDIRMRAIKFSDDAAWHVGPDPVPLADFVWPELETSGLTATAKALRLLAGELSIERMPRRGLPPVCILISDGFCTDPREDYDAAIAELGKIPWGIKAVRLAIALGDESDYNAAELLKFSNQDAVGLLKAHSPEELVTYIKWASVSASVASSRGRSRGAPAAEETSNVALESPPPMITSNTDLF